In a genomic window of Microterricola viridarii:
- the zwf gene encoding glucose-6-phosphate dehydrogenase, whose protein sequence is MPPVNITADSNPLRSPSDYRLNRIAGPSGLIIFGVTGDLSRKKLMPAVYDLANRGLLPPGFGLVGFARRDWADQDFMEIVHDAVKQYARTEFREEVWAQLAQGIRFVSGTFDDESSFERLKDTIEKLDRERGTMGNHAFYLSIPPKAFPQVTEQLSKSGLAVGEDGAWRRVVIEKPFGSDLKTARELNAVVESVFPADSVFRIDHYLGKETVQNILALRFANQLYEPIWNANYVDHVQITMAEDIGVGGRAGYYDGIGAARDVIQNHLLQLLALTAMEEPISFDASALRAEKEKVLAAVRLPEDLGTGTARGQYAGGWQGGEKVLGFLEEDGMDPESLTETYAAMKLTIGTRRWAGVPFYLRAGKRLGRRVTEIAVVFKRAPQQLFADSQTSELGQNALVIRVQPDEGVTIRFGSKVPGAGMQVRDVTMDFGYGHAFTEASPEAYERLILDVLLGDPPLFPRHEEVELSWKILDPIEEFWETQGQPEQYSPGSWGPSSADDLLARDGRVWRRP, encoded by the coding sequence ATGCCACCGGTGAACATCACCGCGGATTCCAACCCACTTCGGTCACCGTCCGACTACCGCTTGAACCGGATCGCCGGTCCGAGCGGGCTCATCATCTTCGGCGTGACGGGTGACCTGTCGCGCAAGAAGCTGATGCCGGCCGTGTACGACCTGGCAAACCGCGGCCTCCTGCCGCCCGGCTTCGGACTGGTGGGCTTCGCCCGCCGGGACTGGGCCGACCAGGACTTCATGGAGATCGTGCACGACGCTGTCAAGCAGTATGCGCGCACCGAGTTCCGTGAGGAAGTGTGGGCGCAGTTGGCCCAGGGAATCCGATTCGTCTCGGGAACCTTCGACGACGAGTCCTCGTTCGAGCGCCTCAAGGACACCATCGAGAAGCTGGATCGGGAGCGTGGAACCATGGGCAACCATGCGTTCTACCTCTCGATCCCGCCGAAGGCGTTCCCGCAGGTGACCGAGCAGCTGAGCAAGTCCGGCCTGGCCGTCGGCGAGGACGGCGCCTGGCGCCGTGTCGTGATCGAGAAGCCGTTCGGCAGCGACCTCAAGACGGCGCGCGAGCTGAACGCCGTCGTCGAGTCGGTGTTCCCCGCCGACTCGGTGTTCCGCATCGACCACTACCTGGGCAAGGAGACGGTGCAGAACATCCTCGCTCTGCGCTTCGCCAACCAGCTCTATGAGCCGATCTGGAACGCCAACTACGTCGACCACGTGCAGATCACGATGGCCGAGGACATCGGCGTCGGCGGCCGCGCCGGCTACTACGACGGCATCGGAGCGGCCCGCGACGTCATCCAGAACCACCTGCTGCAGCTGCTCGCGCTGACCGCGATGGAGGAGCCGATCTCGTTCGACGCCTCCGCGCTGCGCGCCGAGAAGGAGAAGGTGCTCGCCGCCGTGCGACTGCCGGAGGACCTCGGCACCGGCACGGCCCGCGGCCAGTACGCGGGCGGCTGGCAGGGCGGCGAGAAGGTTCTCGGCTTCCTTGAGGAAGACGGCATGGACCCGGAGTCGCTCACCGAGACCTACGCGGCGATGAAGCTGACCATCGGCACCCGCCGCTGGGCCGGCGTGCCGTTCTACCTGCGCGCGGGCAAGCGCCTCGGCCGCCGCGTGACCGAGATCGCCGTGGTGTTCAAGCGGGCGCCGCAGCAGCTCTTCGCCGACAGCCAGACCTCCGAGCTCGGCCAGAACGCCCTCGTGATCCGGGTGCAGCCCGACGAGGGCGTCACGATCCGCTTCGGCTCCAAGGTTCCCGGCGCCGGAATGCAGGTGCGCGACGTCACCATGGACTTCGGCTACGGCCACGCCTTCACCGAGGCGAGCCCCGAGGCCTACGAGCGGCTCATCCTCGATGTGCTGCTCGGCGACCCGCCGCTCTTCCCCCGGCACGAGGAGGTCGAGCTGTCCTGGAAGATCCTCGACCCGATCGAGGAGTTCTGGGAGACCCAGGGCCAGCCCGAACAGTACAGCCCCGGCAGCTGGGGTCCCAGCTCCGCCGACGATCTTCTGGCCCGCGACGGCCGCGTCTGGAGGCGTCCATGA
- a CDS encoding glucose-6-phosphate isomerase: MTISSGAFGVAVGGAAAEAVRRHLPALVADEVASAITAQNPSLWGPDAESESAVRLGWTESVAISRPLVPEILALREELHAAGVRHIALAGMGGSSLAPEVITRTMGVELTVLDSTDPGQVLAALNDRLAETAIVVSSKSGSTVETASQRRVFEKAFTDAGINPTERVIVVTDPGSPLDVSARAAGYRVFNADPNVGGRYSALTAFGLVPSGLAGVDIAELLDEADAISLPLAVDNETNPGLLLGAAIAGTQPLRNKLGLLADGTHIVGLPDWVEQLIAESTGKLGTGLLPVVLEEGAPELAGGLDDFLLVRLVDEAGDALFLDGDADEVRVSGTLGAQFLVWEYATVVAGRLLGINPFDQPDVESAKIATRGLLDARPEPAPAAFVSEGIEVRGTPEVIGAASDLQSAIDVLVEEVPEDGYISIQAYVDRLALPQLAELRAILAERSGRPVTFGWGPRFLHSTGQFHKGGPAVGAFLQILATPAEDLDIPESPFSFGELIQAQASGDASVLAAHGRPVLTLTLTDAAANVSTLFDAAS; encoded by the coding sequence GTGACGATCAGCAGCGGGGCCTTCGGCGTCGCGGTCGGCGGCGCGGCAGCTGAGGCTGTCCGCCGCCACCTTCCCGCCCTCGTCGCCGACGAGGTCGCCTCGGCGATCACCGCGCAGAACCCAAGCCTGTGGGGCCCTGACGCCGAGTCGGAGTCCGCGGTCCGCCTCGGCTGGACCGAGTCCGTCGCCATCTCCCGCCCCCTCGTGCCCGAGATCCTCGCCCTGCGCGAGGAGCTGCACGCGGCCGGCGTCCGCCACATCGCCCTCGCCGGCATGGGCGGCTCCTCGCTGGCGCCCGAGGTCATCACCCGCACCATGGGCGTGGAGCTCACCGTGCTGGACTCGACCGACCCCGGCCAGGTGCTCGCCGCGCTGAACGACCGGCTCGCCGAGACCGCCATCGTGGTGTCGTCGAAGTCGGGCTCGACGGTCGAGACCGCCAGTCAGCGCCGCGTCTTCGAGAAGGCGTTCACGGATGCCGGCATCAACCCGACCGAGCGCGTCATCGTGGTCACCGACCCCGGCTCGCCGCTGGACGTCTCGGCGCGCGCCGCCGGCTACCGCGTCTTCAACGCCGACCCGAACGTGGGCGGCCGCTACTCGGCCCTCACCGCCTTCGGCCTGGTCCCGTCCGGCCTGGCCGGCGTGGACATCGCCGAGCTGCTCGACGAGGCGGACGCGATCTCGCTGCCGCTCGCCGTCGACAACGAGACCAACCCCGGCCTCCTCCTCGGCGCCGCCATCGCCGGCACGCAGCCGCTGCGCAACAAGCTCGGCCTGCTGGCCGACGGCACCCACATCGTCGGCCTGCCCGACTGGGTGGAGCAGCTGATCGCGGAGTCCACCGGCAAGCTCGGCACCGGCCTGCTGCCCGTCGTTCTCGAGGAGGGCGCGCCAGAGCTCGCCGGCGGATTGGACGACTTCCTGCTCGTCCGCCTCGTCGACGAGGCCGGGGACGCCCTGTTCCTGGACGGCGACGCCGACGAGGTCCGCGTCAGCGGCACCCTGGGCGCGCAGTTCCTGGTCTGGGAGTACGCCACGGTCGTCGCCGGCCGCCTGCTCGGCATCAACCCGTTCGACCAGCCCGACGTGGAGTCGGCGAAGATCGCGACTCGCGGCCTGCTCGACGCACGCCCGGAGCCCGCCCCCGCCGCCTTCGTCTCAGAGGGCATCGAGGTGCGCGGCACGCCGGAGGTCATCGGCGCCGCCAGCGACCTGCAGTCGGCCATCGACGTGCTGGTCGAGGAGGTGCCGGAGGACGGCTACATCTCGATCCAGGCCTACGTCGACCGCCTGGCGCTGCCGCAGCTGGCCGAGCTCCGTGCGATCCTCGCCGAGCGCTCCGGCCGCCCGGTCACCTTCGGCTGGGGCCCGCGCTTCCTGCACTCGACCGGTCAGTTCCACAAGGGCGGCCCGGCTGTCGGGGCGTTCCTGCAGATCCTGGCCACCCCGGCCGAGGATCTGGACATCCCGGAGAGCCCGTTCAGCTTCGGCGAGCTCATCCAGGCCCAGGCCAGCGGTGACGCCAGCGTGCTGGCCGCGCACGGCCGCCCCGTGCTCACCCTCACGCTGACGGATGCCGCGGCAAACGTCAGCACCCTGTTCGACGCCGCGTCCTAG
- the tal gene encoding transaldolase: MTETTPLSELSATGVSIWLDDLSRDRIVSGGLQKLISEKNVVGVTTNPTIFANALANGTSYSEQVAQLAAAGTSVHDAVFEITTDDVAAASDIFRPVYDRTNGVDGRVSIEVEPGLAHDAAGTIAQAKQLWAKVDRPNAMIKIPATIEGLEAITETIGAGISVNVTLIFSLARHQQVIDAYIAGLEKAQANGHDLAGIHSVASFFVSRVDTEIDARLNTIGTEEALALKSKAGVANAQLAYQVFEKAFASDRAQALLAAGANKQRPLWASTGVKDPNLPDTLYVTNLVAADVVNTMPEKTMEATYDHGVITGDTVTGSYAEAQGVLDALAAVGVSYDDVTAVLESEGVSKFIVSWGELLETVTGALEAAR, encoded by the coding sequence ATGACTGAAACCACTCCCCTCTCCGAGCTGTCCGCCACCGGCGTCAGCATCTGGCTGGATGACCTCTCCCGCGACCGCATCGTCTCCGGCGGCCTGCAGAAGCTCATCTCCGAGAAGAACGTCGTCGGCGTCACCACCAACCCGACGATCTTCGCCAACGCGCTGGCCAACGGCACCTCCTACAGCGAGCAGGTCGCCCAGCTGGCCGCCGCCGGCACGAGCGTGCACGACGCCGTCTTCGAGATCACCACGGATGACGTCGCCGCAGCCAGCGACATCTTCCGCCCGGTCTACGACCGCACGAACGGCGTCGACGGCCGCGTCTCCATCGAGGTCGAGCCCGGCCTCGCCCACGACGCAGCCGGCACCATCGCCCAGGCCAAGCAGCTCTGGGCCAAGGTCGACCGCCCGAACGCCATGATCAAGATCCCGGCGACGATCGAGGGCCTCGAGGCCATCACCGAGACCATCGGCGCCGGCATCAGCGTCAACGTGACGCTGATCTTCAGCCTGGCCCGCCACCAGCAGGTCATCGACGCCTACATCGCCGGCCTCGAGAAGGCCCAGGCCAACGGCCACGACCTCGCCGGCATCCACTCGGTCGCCTCGTTCTTCGTGTCGCGCGTCGACACCGAGATCGACGCCCGCCTGAACACCATCGGCACCGAGGAGGCGCTGGCGCTGAAGAGCAAGGCCGGCGTCGCCAACGCGCAGCTGGCCTACCAGGTGTTCGAGAAGGCCTTCGCCAGCGACCGCGCCCAGGCGCTGCTCGCCGCCGGCGCCAACAAGCAGCGCCCGCTCTGGGCCTCGACCGGCGTCAAGGACCCGAACCTCCCCGACACCCTCTACGTGACCAACTTGGTCGCGGCCGACGTGGTCAACACCATGCCGGAGAAGACGATGGAGGCCACCTACGACCACGGCGTCATCACCGGCGACACCGTCACCGGCTCCTACGCCGAGGCACAGGGCGTTCTCGACGCACTCGCCGCCGTCGGCGTCTCCTACGACGACGTCACCGCCGTGCTCGAGTCCGAGGGCGTGTCCAAGTTCATCGTGTCCTGGGGCGAGCTGCTGGAGACGGTCACGGGCGCCCTCGAGGCAGCACGGTGA
- the tkt gene encoding transketolase, whose product MADLQWDSIDSKAVDTARILAADAVEKVGNGHPGTAMSLAPAAYLLFQKVMRRDPSDQHWLGRDRFVLSVGHSSLTQYVQLYLGGYGLELDDLKALRTWGSKTPGHPEFGHTDHVEITTGPLGQGLASAVGFAYAARFERGLFDPDAAAGTSPFDHFVYVIAGDGDLQEGVTSEASSLAGHQQLGNLIAIYDSNQISIEDDTQIAFTEDVAARYESYGWQVLTVDWKKTGEYVEDMAELHAAIEAAKGETNKPSLIVLKTIIGWPSPKKQNSGKIHGSALGAEELAAVKEVLGFNPAESFAVAEDVLAHTRQAVERGAEQHAEWQKGFDAWAAANPERNALLQRVLSGELPEEAEAALPVFEGGTSVSTRAASGKVINALAGVIPELWGGSADLAESNLTTINGSASFVPSEHSTHEWSGNPYGRVLHFGIREHAMAAIINGIALHGNTRAFGGTFLIFSDYMRPAVRLAALMKVPSIFVWTHDSVALGEDGPTHQPIEQLATLRAIPGLDVVRPGDANEVSYAWLEILKRRGGPAGIALTRQNIPVFERGEGEASGDVLASAKNTAKGAYVLADAANGTPDVIIIATGSEVQLALAAREELKADGVHARVVSAPSLEWFEEQSAEYRASVLPKNVTARVSVEAGLALTWKSYIGDQGRSVSIEHFGASADYQTLFNEFGITTDAVVAAAKESIASA is encoded by the coding sequence GTGGCAGATCTGCAATGGGATTCCATTGATAGCAAGGCAGTTGACACCGCCCGCATCCTCGCGGCCGACGCAGTGGAGAAGGTGGGCAACGGGCACCCGGGAACGGCGATGAGCCTTGCACCCGCCGCGTACCTGCTGTTCCAGAAGGTCATGCGCCGTGACCCGTCCGACCAGCACTGGCTGGGGCGCGACCGCTTCGTGCTCTCCGTCGGGCACAGCTCGCTGACGCAGTACGTCCAGCTGTACCTCGGTGGCTACGGCCTCGAGCTCGACGACCTCAAGGCGCTGCGCACCTGGGGCTCGAAGACCCCCGGCCACCCGGAGTTCGGCCACACCGACCACGTCGAGATCACCACCGGGCCGCTCGGCCAGGGCCTGGCCTCCGCCGTCGGCTTCGCCTACGCGGCCCGCTTCGAGCGCGGCCTGTTCGACCCGGATGCCGCAGCGGGCACGAGCCCCTTCGACCACTTCGTGTACGTCATCGCCGGTGACGGCGACCTGCAGGAGGGCGTCACCAGCGAGGCCTCCTCGCTCGCCGGCCACCAGCAGCTCGGCAACCTCATCGCGATCTACGACAGCAACCAGATCTCGATCGAGGACGACACCCAGATCGCCTTCACCGAGGACGTCGCCGCGCGCTACGAGTCCTACGGCTGGCAGGTGCTCACCGTCGATTGGAAGAAGACGGGCGAGTACGTCGAGGACATGGCCGAGCTGCACGCCGCCATCGAGGCGGCGAAGGGCGAGACCAACAAGCCGAGCCTCATCGTGCTGAAGACCATCATCGGATGGCCGAGCCCGAAGAAGCAGAACTCCGGCAAGATCCACGGCTCCGCGCTCGGCGCGGAGGAGCTCGCCGCCGTCAAGGAGGTGCTCGGCTTCAACCCGGCCGAGAGCTTCGCCGTCGCAGAGGACGTCCTGGCGCACACCCGCCAGGCCGTCGAGCGTGGCGCAGAGCAGCACGCCGAGTGGCAGAAGGGCTTCGACGCCTGGGCCGCAGCCAACCCCGAGCGCAACGCCCTGCTGCAGCGCGTGCTGAGCGGCGAGCTGCCCGAGGAAGCCGAGGCGGCACTGCCCGTCTTCGAGGGCGGCACCTCCGTGTCGACCCGTGCGGCATCCGGCAAGGTCATCAACGCCCTCGCCGGCGTGATCCCCGAGCTCTGGGGCGGCTCCGCCGACCTCGCCGAGTCGAACCTCACCACCATCAACGGCTCCGCCTCGTTCGTTCCGAGCGAGCACTCCACCCACGAGTGGAGCGGCAACCCGTACGGCCGCGTGCTGCACTTCGGCATCCGCGAGCACGCGATGGCCGCCATCATCAACGGCATCGCGCTGCACGGCAACACGCGCGCCTTCGGTGGCACCTTCCTCATCTTCAGCGACTACATGCGCCCGGCCGTCCGCCTCGCCGCGCTCATGAAGGTGCCCTCGATCTTCGTCTGGACGCACGACTCCGTCGCCCTCGGCGAGGACGGCCCGACGCACCAGCCGATCGAGCAGCTCGCCACGCTGCGCGCCATTCCGGGCCTGGACGTCGTCCGCCCCGGCGACGCCAACGAGGTCAGCTACGCCTGGCTCGAGATCCTCAAGCGCCGCGGCGGTCCCGCCGGCATCGCACTGACCCGCCAGAACATCCCGGTGTTCGAGCGCGGCGAGGGCGAGGCCTCCGGCGACGTGCTGGCCTCGGCGAAGAACACCGCGAAGGGCGCGTACGTGCTGGCGGATGCCGCCAACGGCACCCCCGACGTCATCATCATCGCCACCGGATCCGAGGTGCAGCTCGCCCTCGCCGCCCGCGAGGAGCTGAAGGCAGACGGCGTGCACGCCCGCGTCGTCTCTGCACCGAGCCTGGAGTGGTTCGAGGAGCAGAGCGCCGAGTACCGCGCATCGGTTCTGCCGAAGAATGTCACGGCTCGGGTATCGGTTGAGGCCGGTCTCGCGTTGACATGGAAGAGCTACATCGGCGACCAGGGTCGCAGCGTCTCGATCGAGCACTTCGGTGCCTCGGCCGACTACCAGACCCTCTTCAACGAGTTCGGCATCACCACCGACGCCGTTGTTGCCGCCGCCAAGGAATCGATCGCGTCGGCCTGA
- a CDS encoding heme o synthase — protein MDVALENRTLSQRPDLRRKLRAYWALTKPRVIELLLVVTAPTMILAHNGIPSLWLVLATLIGGAMSAGSAGAFNCYIDRDIDRVMKRTKNRPLVTGELSDREALVFAYGLGVASILWLGLTTNWLAAALSLGAILLYVVFYSLILKRRTAQNIVWGGVAGCMPVLIGWAAVTGDISWPPIILFAIIFLWTPPHYWPLSMKYRDDYKAAGVPMLAVVRGRAQVGLQTILYAWATVACSLLLVPVAGMGVVYTAVAVVTGGWFIYETHRLYNHAIRHNEVSPMRVFHGSIAYLTLLFVAVGVDPLLPF, from the coding sequence ATGGACGTCGCACTAGAGAATCGCACACTGAGCCAGCGACCGGATTTGCGGCGCAAACTCCGCGCATACTGGGCTTTGACCAAGCCGCGTGTGATCGAACTGCTGCTCGTGGTCACAGCGCCGACCATGATTCTGGCGCACAACGGCATCCCGAGCCTGTGGCTCGTGCTGGCCACCCTGATCGGCGGCGCGATGAGCGCGGGCTCCGCCGGCGCGTTCAACTGCTACATCGACCGCGACATCGACCGCGTGATGAAGCGCACCAAGAACCGCCCGCTGGTGACCGGGGAGCTGAGCGACCGGGAGGCCCTGGTCTTCGCCTACGGGCTCGGCGTCGCGTCGATCCTCTGGCTCGGCCTGACCACCAACTGGCTGGCCGCGGCGCTCTCGCTCGGCGCCATCTTGCTCTACGTGGTCTTCTACAGCCTGATCCTCAAGCGCCGCACCGCGCAGAACATCGTCTGGGGCGGTGTGGCGGGCTGCATGCCCGTGCTCATCGGCTGGGCCGCCGTCACCGGCGACATCAGCTGGCCCCCGATCATCCTGTTCGCGATCATCTTCCTCTGGACGCCGCCGCACTACTGGCCGCTGTCGATGAAGTACCGCGACGACTACAAGGCCGCCGGCGTGCCGATGCTCGCCGTCGTGCGCGGTCGCGCACAGGTCGGCCTGCAGACCATCCTGTACGCGTGGGCCACCGTCGCCTGCTCGCTGCTGCTGGTCCCCGTCGCCGGAATGGGCGTCGTCTACACGGCGGTCGCCGTCGTGACCGGCGGCTGGTTCATCTACGAGACGCACCGCCTCTACAACCACGCCATCCGGCACAACGAGGTCTCGCCGATGCGGGTCTTCCACGGCTCCATCGCCTACCTCACGCTGCTCTTCGTCGCCGTCGGCGTCGACCCGCTGCTGCCCTTCTAG
- a CDS encoding COX15/CtaA family protein, giving the protein MNRFSIPTQVNGGIRLFAWLSFISELVIIVTGGAVRLTGSGLGCPTWPLCTPESLVPTPEMGIHGVIEFSNRMMSGVVGIIAVIMLLLVLRLRKERRELWTLSLILLIGVVAQAIVGGISVLTGLNPFIVGFHYTVSLVMCAIAAALLVRVYATPGPRELAVPRWFMIVTHVTTLFVALTIAMGVLTTASGPHSGDLNAARTGFNAELFEHLHAWPAYATFALTVTLAIASIGFTGTTVHRWVLALLGVEVVQIAIGLIQANTGLPEALVAAHMLLAALLASAMTVVVLHLKKPVAPGAVSPAGEMAATSA; this is encoded by the coding sequence GTGAACCGCTTCTCCATCCCCACCCAGGTCAACGGGGGCATCCGCCTCTTCGCGTGGCTCTCCTTCATCTCGGAGTTGGTGATCATCGTGACCGGCGGGGCCGTGCGGCTCACCGGGTCCGGCCTCGGCTGCCCGACCTGGCCGCTCTGCACGCCGGAGTCGCTCGTGCCGACGCCCGAGATGGGCATCCACGGCGTCATCGAGTTCAGCAACCGGATGATGTCCGGCGTCGTCGGCATCATCGCCGTCATCATGCTGCTCCTGGTGCTGCGCCTGCGCAAGGAGCGCCGCGAGCTCTGGACGCTCTCGCTCATCCTGCTGATCGGCGTCGTGGCGCAGGCCATCGTCGGCGGCATCAGCGTGCTCACCGGCCTGAACCCGTTCATCGTCGGCTTCCACTACACCGTGTCCCTCGTCATGTGCGCGATCGCCGCGGCACTGCTGGTGCGCGTGTACGCCACGCCGGGGCCGCGTGAGCTCGCCGTGCCGCGCTGGTTCATGATCGTCACCCACGTCACCACCCTCTTCGTGGCCCTCACCATCGCGATGGGCGTTCTCACGACGGCGTCCGGCCCGCACTCCGGCGACCTGAACGCGGCACGCACCGGCTTCAACGCCGAGCTGTTCGAGCACCTGCACGCCTGGCCGGCCTACGCCACCTTCGCGCTCACCGTCACGCTGGCGATCGCCTCGATCGGGTTCACCGGCACCACGGTGCACAGGTGGGTCCTCGCGCTGCTCGGCGTCGAGGTCGTGCAGATCGCGATCGGCCTGATCCAGGCCAACACCGGCCTGCCGGAGGCCCTCGTCGCCGCGCACATGCTGCTGGCCGCCCTGCTCGCCTCGGCGATGACCGTCGTCGTGCTGCACCTCAAGAAGCCGGTTGCCCCGGGCGCGGTCTCCCCCGCCGGCGAGATGGCGGCGACCTCCGCCTAG
- the sufB gene encoding Fe-S cluster assembly protein SufB: MSDVLIDRPELESLGVYEFGWHDPDAAGASARRGISKEVVSDISALKSEPAWMLERRLKGFELFGRKPMPTWGADLSEIDFDNIKYFVRSTEKQAQTWEDLPDDIKNTYEKLGIPEAERQRLVSGVAAQYESEVVYHQINEELEAQGVIFMDTDTALKEHPEFFEEYFGTVIPTGDNKFAALNTAVWSGGSFVYVPPGVHVEIPLQAYFRINTENMGQFERTLIIADEGSYVHYIEGCTAPIYKSDSLHSAVVEIIVKKNARVRYTTIQNWSNNVYNLVTKRATAAEGATMEWVDGNIGSKVTMKYPSIFLMGEHAKGETLSVAFAGPGQHQDAGAKMVHMAPYTQSSIVSKSIARGGGRAGYRGEVRIDANAHHSANSVVCDALLVDTISRSDTYPAIDIRVDDVQLGHEATVSKVSEEQLFYLMSRGMTETEAMSMIVRGFIEPIARELPMEYALELNKLIEMGMEGSVG; encoded by the coding sequence ATGTCGGACGTGCTCATCGACCGCCCCGAGCTCGAGTCACTTGGTGTCTACGAGTTCGGATGGCATGACCCGGATGCCGCAGGTGCATCCGCCCGTCGAGGGATCTCGAAGGAGGTCGTCTCCGACATCTCGGCGCTGAAATCTGAACCGGCGTGGATGCTCGAGCGCCGCCTGAAGGGCTTCGAGCTCTTCGGTCGCAAGCCGATGCCGACGTGGGGCGCAGACCTCAGCGAGATCGACTTCGACAACATCAAGTACTTCGTGCGCTCGACCGAGAAGCAGGCCCAGACCTGGGAAGACCTGCCGGACGACATCAAGAACACGTACGAGAAGCTCGGCATCCCCGAGGCCGAGCGCCAGCGCCTGGTCTCCGGCGTGGCCGCCCAGTACGAGTCCGAGGTGGTCTACCACCAGATCAACGAAGAGCTCGAGGCCCAGGGCGTCATCTTCATGGACACGGACACCGCCCTCAAGGAGCACCCGGAGTTCTTCGAGGAGTACTTCGGCACCGTCATTCCGACGGGCGACAACAAGTTCGCCGCGCTGAACACGGCCGTCTGGTCCGGCGGCTCCTTCGTCTACGTGCCGCCCGGCGTGCACGTGGAGATCCCGCTTCAGGCCTACTTCCGCATCAACACGGAGAACATGGGCCAGTTCGAGCGCACCCTCATCATCGCCGACGAGGGCAGCTACGTTCACTACATCGAGGGCTGCACCGCCCCGATCTACAAGAGCGACTCGCTGCACTCCGCCGTCGTCGAGATCATCGTGAAGAAGAACGCCCGCGTGCGCTACACGACGATCCAGAACTGGTCGAACAACGTCTACAACCTCGTCACGAAGCGCGCGACGGCCGCAGAGGGCGCGACCATGGAATGGGTCGACGGCAACATCGGCTCCAAGGTCACCATGAAGTACCCGTCCATCTTCCTGATGGGCGAGCACGCCAAGGGTGAGACGCTCTCCGTCGCCTTCGCCGGCCCCGGCCAGCACCAGGACGCCGGCGCCAAGATGGTGCACATGGCGCCGTACACGCAGTCGTCGATCGTCTCCAAGTCGATCGCCCGCGGCGGTGGCCGTGCCGGCTACCGCGGCGAGGTGCGCATCGACGCCAACGCCCACCACTCGGCGAACAGCGTCGTCTGCGACGCCCTGCTGGTCGACACCATCTCGCGCTCCGACACCTACCCGGCGATCGATATCCGCGTCGACGACGTGCAGCTCGGCCACGAGGCCACCGTGTCGAAGGTCAGCGAGGAGCAGCTGTTCTACCTGATGAGCCGCGGAATGACCGAAACCGAAGCCATGTCCATGATCGTGCGCGGCTTCATCGAGCCGATCGCGCGCGAGCTGCCCATGGAATACGCACTTGAACTCAACAAGCTCATTGAAATGGGCATGGAAGGATCCGTCGGCTAA
- the sufD gene encoding Fe-S cluster assembly protein SufD, producing the protein MPSSDAPAASLVSPEQHGLKKHSDGGWGLAPVQTRSARFASFEHSDFPVITGREAVWKLSPIAKFADLLDGELDGSEFPYSATDAAGVSVSWIDRTDPRIGSAGKPEERASANAWTSFEKALLIRITGEDATEVTVLRDALGTAARAAHIVIEAAPFSNARIVLDNAGDARIVENVEIIVGESANLSVITVQQWNDGAVHLANHFSRVGRDAKLKHIVVSLGGEVVRLNPTTHLAESGADVEAYGLYFADAGQHLEQQVYVHHEAPHTRSRVNYKGALQGEGARTVWIGDVLIGQQATGTDSYEQNRNLVLSEGTRADSIPNLEIETGDIAGAGHASATGRFDDEQLFYLQSRGIPEEEARRLVVRGFLSEIVQQIGSAPLEERLQAVLEAELVGTAL; encoded by the coding sequence ATGCCCAGTTCCGACGCGCCCGCGGCGAGCCTCGTCTCGCCCGAGCAGCACGGCCTCAAGAAGCACAGCGACGGGGGCTGGGGCCTTGCCCCGGTGCAGACCCGCTCCGCCCGCTTCGCCTCCTTCGAGCACAGCGACTTCCCCGTGATCACGGGCCGTGAGGCCGTCTGGAAGCTCTCCCCGATCGCCAAGTTCGCCGACCTCCTGGACGGCGAGCTGGACGGCTCGGAGTTCCCCTACAGCGCGACGGACGCCGCAGGCGTCAGCGTCAGCTGGATCGACCGCACCGACCCCCGCATCGGTTCCGCCGGCAAGCCGGAGGAGCGCGCCTCGGCGAACGCCTGGACGAGCTTCGAGAAGGCCCTGCTCATCCGCATCACCGGTGAGGACGCCACGGAGGTGACCGTGCTGCGCGACGCGCTCGGCACCGCCGCCCGCGCCGCCCACATCGTGATCGAGGCCGCGCCGTTCAGCAACGCGCGCATCGTCCTCGACAACGCGGGCGACGCCCGTATCGTCGAGAACGTCGAGATCATCGTGGGCGAGTCCGCGAACCTCAGCGTGATCACCGTGCAGCAGTGGAACGACGGTGCCGTGCACCTGGCCAACCACTTCTCCCGGGTCGGCCGCGACGCCAAGCTCAAGCACATCGTCGTCTCGCTCGGCGGCGAGGTCGTCCGGCTCAACCCGACGACCCACCTGGCCGAGTCCGGCGCCGACGTCGAGGCCTACGGCCTCTACTTCGCCGACGCCGGCCAGCACCTCGAGCAGCAGGTCTACGTGCACCACGAGGCGCCGCACACCCGCTCCCGCGTCAACTACAAGGGCGCACTGCAGGGCGAGGGTGCGCGCACCGTCTGGATCGGCGACGTGCTGATCGGCCAGCAGGCCACCGGCACCGACAGCTACGAGCAGAACCGCAACCTGGTCCTCAGCGAGGGCACCCGGGCCGACTCGATCCCGAACCTCGAGATCGAGACGGGCGACATCGCCGGGGCCGGCCACGCCAGCGCCACGGGTCGTTTCGACGACGAGCAGCTGTTCTACCTGCAGTCCCGCGGAATTCCGGAGGAGGAGGCGCGTCGCCTCGTCGTCCGCGGCTTCCTCAGCGAGATCGTGCAGCAGATCGGCTCCGCACCGCTCGAGGAGCGCCTGCAGGCCGTCCTCGAGGCCGAGCTCGTCGGAACGGCACTCTGA